TGATGGTTTTCTTTtcaacctcatcattaattgcacctaTCTGGTGTCCCAGGTATAAATAATTACCTTATTagggggttgcaatgaaaactTGAATGGCTTTgagatttgaataccactgctTTAGACCTTCACTCTCTTTGAGAAAACATTCCCTGTGCTCAACCAGAACACTGCACTTCCATCATGCTGCTTTTCCCGAAGGGGGTTAAGAAGTGAAAAGCTGTTATACCTCAGTAGTATAAGTAAATGAAGTCAGATTGTGGGATAGTTGCAGGATTGATTGGGGGCAGTTCTTTTTAAGCGTTAACATATCTCCCATATTCATGCATGCTCTCTCAATCTtgctgttctctctctgttttaatgTCCCTGGGAGATTTCCTACCGTCCAAATAATTGTTTCACTGACTTTCCCCCAAATGAAGTACCTGTTGGGTCTTAAACGAGAGGAGACCGTGCAGCAGACGAGGCGTCACATGACACGTTTGACTTAACATACCCTCGTCCGATGACATCTACTGGCCAACCACGCGCACACAGGGAGCGGCGCGTACCCTCTACCTCTATCCCCTATTGGTAACACATCTTTCCTTTCAccataaaagaaaaacagagacagggaaGAAGGTGTATACGCataagagagggagaaagcgcTCGACCGGGAGGTGACGAATATCTCCGTCTCCTATTAATTttctctccccaccccactcTTCTGAGCTGGATCGATAATCCCGTCAGGGGATCGGTTGAAGTTGAAGTCACTCAAAACAGACGTATCGACCTTTCCTGGATATAAGAACGTGAGTGGGGCTGCAGAAGGAACCGAGGGTGAACCGGCGTGCTTCTTGCCTATATCGCTCTACCTGCACTCCAAGACATGCAGTTTCTACAGTGCGCGGCTTGAAAGAGCCAGCCGAAAGAAAATGTGTGCGTATTGGATGGTCTGCTCTCCTCATAAACTTTACCAATTGTGCTGTAGCAAGTAGCCATTTTCTTTGGATATTGTGGGAAGCCCAATCTAGAAAAGGCTTATTTGGTGATTACGGTAAGAAATCCGAGGATGCAAATCGTTAAATATATCTTTGGAATTATGTCCTCTTGATTTGACGGTTACGGTTGGAGAAGCGGTTACGAGAGAAGACAACCTCTAGTTATTTTGAGTGACTCCGAAATACATGGATGTGCAAATTCAGTTCCGCGAGGGGTTAACTTAATTGTTCAAGGCGGCATATGATCTGTATAGGCGCGGCGGATTTAGTGGTAAAACAGTACTGCCTCTCCAGAGCGCGTCCTCCCGGGAAAGAGTGGTCAGAGCAGGCTGAGCCTGAGGAATGCGGTCTCAGTTTTCCTGCATCTCCACCTCACCTGCGAGGACTCTTTGCTATACATATCACAGTAAGTAGGCCTAAGAGATTTATTAACACAGACACTTTTACTTTGCCTTGTTGGCTAAGTCAATGTATTCCCTGTACGTTATTGTGTTATTCACACTCTCAGAAAAATGGGTTCCAAAGGAGTTCCGCTGTCCCCATAGAATATCCATTTGTTTCCAGGTATAACCCTTTTTGCTTCGGGGCCCCAAACAGTTGGAACTAAAAAGGGTCTATTTGGAACCGAATGTGTTTTTCCTGGAATTAGAAGGTTTCGACATGGAACCTATAAAAAAGGgtttattaaacatttcccCAAAGGAACAGCTGAAGAACCCTTTTGGGACCGTGTTTGTGAGCAGAGGTTAATCATTGCTCGTTATGTTAGccttattattaataaatctgtGATCAGAATCTGGTCTTTTACACCCCGCCCTAGTTGAACGTTAACCGGGTAGAAGGCCGGTGACGCGAACAATCATGTTGAGACAACTCCTGCTGAATTCCACCAACGCACCGGACTTCGACATTGGGATGGCTCACCACACACAAGCGCCCGGATCCGTTAACACGTCTCAAGGCTCGGTGAGCATAGCGGCCTTACTCAGGCCCACGGGCAGCAGGGGCGGACTGCGGGAGAGCGGGGAGATGAACAAACCGGATTTGGCCACCTACTTGGTTATCTGTCTTGTGCTGTTTCTGCTTGTGCTCCTCATCGTTTTCTTCATCAACTGTCAGCTGAGGAACTCCTTCTTCGCCTCCATGCCCTATGATAGGTCACTTAGAGAGGCCCGGACCTCTTATAA
The window above is part of the Esox lucius isolate fEsoLuc1 chromosome 4, fEsoLuc1.pri, whole genome shotgun sequence genome. Proteins encoded here:
- the LOC114839097 gene encoding small integral membrane protein 32, with translation MLRQLLLNSTNAPDFDIGMAHHTQAPGSVNTSQGSVSIAALLRPTGSRGGLRESGEMNKPDLATYLVICLVLFLLVLLIVFFINCQLRNSFFASMPYDRSLREARTSYK